Below is a genomic region from Candidatus Binatia bacterium.
TCGAAGTCCAAACCGTTGCGCCGTCCGAGACTCGGACCGCAACGACCGACTCAGCCGGACACTTTATCATCCTTTCGCTCGCACCCGATACGTACACCGTCAACCTCACGAGGTCGGGGTATCAGAGCATCTCGTATCCGGGCGTGACGATCTTCGCCGATCAAACGCAAGCTGTTGCGTACACGATGGTGAAGGCACTCAAGACGATTGCTCGGGTTACGTCCGCGGCCGGTGCGTCGCTGGTCAAGTCCGGCGTCGGCAGCGACCTGTATAGCGTCAACGCCGCGCAAGCCTCGGCCGCGAAGGCGCTGGGCGGGGGCGGCAACCTGAACAGCGCCTACTCAGCGATGGCGTCGGTTCCCGGCGTGCAAACGTCGACCGGCGGTATGGGCTGGGACTTCAACGGCGCGTATGTCCGCGGCCAAAACTCGTACTACACGGGTTTTGAGTACGACGGCATTCCCGTCAATCGCGCGTTCGACAACTACAACGCCTCCACCGAATCCAGCCTGGGCCTCCAAGAGCTCCAGGTCTACACCGGCGGCGGCCCGTCGAGCGTCGCGTCGGCCGGCACGGCCGGGTTCATCAACCAGGTGATCAAGACGGGTACCTTCCCGGGCTTCGCCAATGCGAATCTCGGAATCGGCACCCCGACGTACTACCATCAGGCTCAGGTCGAGGTCGGCGGATCGACGCCCGACCGGACGTTCAGCTACTACGTCGGGCTCCTGGGCTACAATCAGGCGTACCGGTTCCTGGACTCCAGCAACGGCGCCGGCTACATGACTCCGGGCGGCATCTACTCGGGTCCGGCGGCCATCGGCTTCGGTATCGGCTACGTTGCGACCACGCCGAACGCGCAGGGCGTCAAGCCCTCGTGTCCGGTTGGTGCGGGGCCGACCAACGTCTCCTTCGATCCGAAGACCGGCTTCCCGCTGGGTTCCGGTTGCTGGGAGTACTACAGCGGGCTCGACGCGTTACCGCAGACGATTAGCGACCGCGAAAACGTGATCAACCTGCACATGGGCATTCCCAAGCGCAACGGCCTGCGGGATGACGTGCAGCTGATGTGGAGCGGTTCGGCGCTCAACAACTACTTCTACCAATCGCCGAACGACATCGGCACCAGCTTCAACCAGTTCTCGTGGGCGCTCTTCCACGCTCCGCACTCGACGCCGGTCTGCGGCCAGACGGTCATCGTGCCGTGGGCCAACGTCTCAGCCAACGCGTGCGCGCCGGGTGCGTTTGCATCCTACGGCGACACCGTCGCCTACAACGTGCCGTTCGGTACGACGATTGCGACCAGCCCGACGAACTTCAAGGCGCCGGGCCTGTACTACGTGCCGGGTACGCCGGCGCACGCGTTCAACGGACCGATCCCGCTGTACGACAACAGCGTCAACCCGTTGACCAACGACACGGGCATCACGAAAATCCAGTACACCTACGCGCTGAGCCAATCGGCGTATCTGCGCGCGTACGGCTACACCTTCTACTCCGACTGGCTTCAGGAATCGCCGATCTTCGGCGGAACCGACCAGGCCGTGAATTCGGTTCCCTCGGCCGAGTATCTGTTGTTGACCCACACCGCGGGCGGCGCGCTGGACTTCCAGGATCAGCTCAACGAGCAGAACCTGCTCACGCTCGACGGTAACTACTCGACGGCGAATGTCACGCGCTTCAACAACAACTCGGCCTACGCGTCCTGCCTCAGCGGCGCCGGCTGCTCGCCGATCGGCTACATGGCAAAGGGAGGCAAGGGGTTCACCTGCTACGGTACCAACGCAACCGGCAAGTTCGGCTATGCGGTTCCGTGTCTTTCGAGCAGCTACTATGACGTTGCCAGCAACAGCACGCTGGCTCCGTCCTGGACCAGCACCGCGCTCGCGGGCCCCAGCGCCTATGCCGGACCGGGAACGCCCGCTGCGCGCGCCGGCGCAACCTGGGACTCACTGTGGAGCGGCAATGCGACCGGCTCCTATAACACGGTCAAGCCGAAGTTCACGAACGCGTCGCTGAGCGATCAGTTCCGGCCCAGCGATAAGTTCCTGATCAACGCGTCGATTCGTTACGACAACTTCA
It encodes:
- a CDS encoding TonB-dependent receptor, which codes for MKRHSVARCVVALATLLVLILCQETWTLAGVTGNLTGTIKDASGAPIAGVEVQTVAPSETRTATTDSAGHFIILSLAPDTYTVNLTRSGYQSISYPGVTIFADQTQAVAYTMVKALKTIARVTSAAGASLVKSGVGSDLYSVNAAQASAAKALGGGGNLNSAYSAMASVPGVQTSTGGMGWDFNGAYVRGQNSYYTGFEYDGIPVNRAFDNYNASTESSLGLQELQVYTGGGPSSVASAGTAGFINQVIKTGTFPGFANANLGIGTPTYYHQAQVEVGGSTPDRTFSYYVGLLGYNQAYRFLDSSNGAGYMTPGGIYSGPAAIGFGIGYVATTPNAQGVKPSCPVGAGPTNVSFDPKTGFPLGSGCWEYYSGLDALPQTISDRENVINLHMGIPKRNGLRDDVQLMWSGSALNNYFYQSPNDIGTSFNQFSWALFHAPHSTPVCGQTVIVPWANVSANACAPGAFASYGDTVAYNVPFGTTIATSPTNFKAPGLYYVPGTPAHAFNGPIPLYDNSVNPLTNDTGITKIQYTYALSQSAYLRAYGYTFYSDWLQESPIFGGTDQAVNSVPSAEYLLLTHTAGGALDFQDQLNEQNLLTLDGNYSTANVTRFNNNSAYASCLSGAGCSPIGYMAKGGKGFTCYGTNATGKFGYAVPCLSSSYYDVASNSTLAPSWTSTALAGPSAYAGPGTPAARAGATWDSLWSGNATGSYNTVKPKFTNASLSDQFRPSDKFLINASIRYDNFTYGLPDSLTTADSFYANMSANYTCVQASTNQVLTKPLPPGVPPPASAQYVVGDCNQAVKQLGVKGPQTGWVHPNGTTQDGVAAPNFTATSPSSYSLNYWSPRFSATYTMSPDTVLRASAGRFTQPPISASVQYLSLTGDDRSVWNNTMNLGFYSPFHPIPGISSAQY